CAACACCGAGTGCTTGACCGTCCGCATCGACCCGGACGACTCCTCGGTGGTGTCCATCCCGGAGTCGGTCTCTTCGGTGTCGCCGGAGCCACCACCGCCGCCTCCGCCACCGCCAGATTCGTTCTGCGTGATACAGCCTGCGAGGCCGACGACGCCTGCCGTGCCGGCGCCCTTCAGGACGTCGCGGCGATCGATCTTGCGTGCCATGTGTGGGCCAATGCCGTAGCCGTTTATAAAGTTGACCGAATGTGTAATGATCTCAACGTTGTGTCGGCCAACTGGCCGGTCGTCGCCGGCGCAGCGACCGCGAACGCCGGTGGACCGACACGCACAAGCGTCCACGGCCGGGACCGATCGTCGATGACCTACCCCTCGTTCGTCGTCGGCATCGCCGGGGGGACCGGCGCCGGCAAGACGACCGTCTCGCGGCTCATCACCGAGAGCGTCTCCGACTCGGTGACGCGGATCCCGCTCGACAACTACTACCGCGACCTCTCGCACCTGGAGTTGGCCGAGCGCGAACAGGTGAACTACGACCACCCGGAGGCGTTCGAGTGGGACCTCCTGCGCGACCACCTGGAGACGCTCCTGTCGGGCGGCAGCGTGGAGATGCCGAAGTACGACTTCGAGATCCACAACCGCGAGGAGGAGACGATCACGGTCGAGCCGACCGACGTGATCGTCGTCGAGGGGATCCTCGCGCTGTACGACGAGGAGATCAACGAGATGCTCGACTTGCGCCTGTACGTTGAGACGGACGCGGACGTGCGCATCCTCCGGCGCATCGAGCGCGACGTGGTCGACCGAGGGCGCGACCTGGAGGGCGTGATCGACCAGTACCTCTCGACGGTGAAGCCGATGCACGAGCAGTTCATCGAGCCGACGAAGAAGCACGCCGACCTGATCATCCCCGAGGGCGCCAACCGGATGGCGATCAACCTCCTCGAGGAGAAACTCCAGAACGAGGTCGACGGCGAGGCCGCGCGCACGTGGGAGCGCGAGGACTTCGAGCGCGAAATCGGCGGTCGCACGGCGCGCCGGGCGCCTGACACCGAGTGATCGCGGCACCCGTCACGAGAACGTCGCGGCGCCGGTAACGAAAACGCGAACGCGAGCACCGCCTTCGTCGACACGGTCGATGCCGACGGCGGTCGCACCGCTCCAACGGTGACGGCGAACCGAGAAGTCGTTCTGCGGGAGGCGTTATCCGCGGGTGCGGGTGAACGCGTCGGCGCCCTCGTACGTCCAGTAGCCGTTGTCGCGCATCGTGGCCCCGATGGCCTTGTGGAACGCGACGATGTCGTCGAACTCGGTGTCGTCGTCGATGTGCTGGAACACGTCTTCGACCGAGATGACGGTGTCAGCGTCGAGGCGGATGGGGTGGTCGGCGAACTCCTCGCGGTAGTCGCCGGCCCGCAGCGGGAAGTCGTCCTCCTCGTCAACCTTCTTCACGAACACCGCGTGGCCGTACTTGCGGCGACCTTCGCTGCCCTGCTCGCCGTCGGGGTCGTGAGGCCAGTCGTGCGTACTCATTACACGGCGCTAGTCGCGGGGGTCGATTAGTCGTTTCGCTCCCCGCCGCGCGGGCACTCGTCGCGCCCGCCGTCCGCGACGGCCGTGGGCGTCCCGGCGAGGGCGCCGTGGCCGACCACGACCGCGTCGAGGCCGAGCACGCGCTCGGCGTGGTCGACGCACAGTCGCGGCGTGTCGTCCCTGACTGGGAACCCCCGAATTTCGACCGCCCCGCCGTCGTCGTGGAGTTCGATCCGGTGCATCGGGAGCGCGACCGCCCCGGTGCGCGCACAGAAGACGCAGTCCGTGCTCGTCTCGATGGAGCCGTCGAGCAAGAGTCGCCCGACCCGCTCGCGCTCGCAGTCCGCACACAACCCCCCGAGCACGTGGTCGTCGCTCTCGCGGACGACTGCTCGGTCGTAGCGAACGCGTTCGGCGCAGCGGATACAGTCCATTGGTTCTCGGTCGGCCCGGTTGCCCAAAGTGTCCAACGTGCGAAGCATAACTGTTTCGCACGGCTGATACTGCTACTATATAAACTCCGGAGCACACCGGTGGTGCTGGGCGGCGGCGCTCACCGTGTTCGGTCGAGGGGCGTCGGTCGCGGTCGCTCTCCGGCCGGCCGTGCCGACACCGACGGCTACATGGCTCCGCGCCCGCGTCGTTCGTGTGTGAACCGGAACGACAGATCCATCGTCGGACTGACGATGCTGGCCCACGGGATGGTCCACACCTACGAGCTGTCGATCCCTATCTTCATCCCGATCTGGCTGGCCGAGTTCGACGTGGTATCGCTCGGGTCGACCGAGGTGGCGGTCACGTCCGCGACGCTCGGTCTGCTCGTCACCGTCGGCTACGGACTGTTCGGACTCGGCGCGCTCCCCGGCGGCGTGCTCGTCGACCGCGTCGGGTCACGTCGACTCATCACGGCCTGCCTCGTCGGGATGGCGAGTTCCTTCCTCCTACTGGGGCTCGCTCCGGGATTAATCGCCATCACGCTGGCGATGGTCGTGTGGGGTATCTCCGCGTCGGTGTACCACCCTGCGGGCCTCGCGCTGCTGTCGAAGGGCGTCGAGGAGCGCGGGACCGGCTTCGCCTACCACGGCATCGCGGGCAACCTCGGAATCGGGCTGGGCCCCCTCCTCACGGCGATCATGCTGCTGTTCCTCGGCTGGCAGACGGTCGCGATGGTGCTGGCGGCGCCGGCGTTGCTCGCGGCGGCGTACGCGGTCCGCGCGAGCTTCGACGAGACGGCGGCGGTCGAACCTGCCACCGACGGCGGCGAGGGCGGCGACTCCAAGGCGGACGCCGGCGTCGACTCGTTCGCGGAGTTCGTCTCGGAGTCGCGCGTCCTGTTCACGGGGAGCTTCGCGCTCGTGTTCCTCGTCGTGATGCTGTCCGGCCTCTACTACCGCGGCATCCTCACGTTCATGCCGGAACTCCTGCAGAGCTTCCCGGGCTTCGAGCCGGTCGCCATCTCGTCGCTCCTCCCGGGCGGCCTCGGTGACGTGGTCGGCGGTTCGGGCGGCCAGACGCTGTCGCCGGCGAACTACGTCTACTCTGGCCTCCTGATGATCGGCGTCCTCGGCCAGTACGCGGGCGGGAAGCTCACCGACCGGATGCCCGTCGAGCGCGGCCTGATGCTCGGCTACGGGCTGCTCGGCGTGCTCGCGGTGTTGTTCCTCCCGATCGCGAACCTCGGGTTCGTGCCGTTCCTCGCGTTCGGCGCGGTGCTGGGAGTCGCCCTGTTCGTCGTCCAACCGTTCTACCAGGCGACGGTCGCGGAGTACACCCCCGCCGGGACGCGCGGCCTGTCGTACGGCTACACCTACCTCGGCGTGTTCGGCGTCGGCGCGCTCGGCGGCGCCATCGCCGGGGCCATCCTGACGTACGCGAACGAGCAGGTGCTGTTCGCCGTCCTCGCCGCGTTCGGCTTCCTCGCGGGCGGGATCGGGCTGGTGTTGTCGCGGCGGTAACGCAGTTCGCGTTCTCCCCCTCCTCCAAGCGACCGACGCCGGCGAGCCACGGCTATCCCGCAACGCCCAAACACCCGCCGCAAGTAGCTTGGGACAACCAGATGGACCCGAAAACCGAGATGACGAGCGTCGACCTCGCGGCCCTCGTCGGGGAACTCTCCCGCTACGAGGGCGCGAAGGTGGACAAGGTCTACCTCTACGGCGACGACCTCGTCCGCTTCAAACTCCGCGACTACGACCGCGGACGGGTCGAACTCCTCGTCGAGACGGGCGACGTGAAGCGGTGCCACGTCGCCGACCCCGCGCACGTCCCCGACGCACCGGGACGCCCCCCGGAGTTCGCCAAGACGCTCCGCTCGCGGCTCGCGGGCGGCGAATTGGCGGACGTGGCCCAGTACGAGTTCGACCGCATCCTCACGTTCGACTTCGACCGCCCAGACGCCACCACGCGGGTCGTCGCCGAACTGTTCGGCGAGGGCAACGTCGCGGTGCTCGACGAGACGGGCGAGGTCCAGCGCAGTCTGGAGACGATCCGCCTGAAGTCGCGCACGGTCGCGCCGGGCAGCCAGTACGAGTACCCCCAGTCGCGGGTCAACCCCTTCGACGTGCGCTACGAGGTCGTCGAGGCGCGGATGAAGGAGTCGGACACAGACGTGGTGCGCACGCTCGCGACCCAACTGAACATGGGCGGCCTGTACGCCGAGGAGTTCTGCACCCGTGCGGGCGTCGAGAAGACGATGAGCATCGAAGACGCCGGGGAGGACCAATTCCGCGCGATCTTCGACGCGATCCAGCGGATGGGCGAGCGCCTCCGCTCGGGCGACCTCGATCCCCGCGTGTACCTAGAGGACGGCGAGGTCGTCGACGTGACGCCGCTCCCGCTGGAGGAGCGCGACGGCCTCGAAGCCGAGGCGTACGACGACTTCAACGCCGCGCTCGACGCGTACTTCCACCGCCTCGACCTCACGGAGGACGAGGAGGTCGACGACGCGCCCGACTTCGAGGCGGAGATCGCCAAGAAGCAGCGCATCATCGACCAGCAGGAGGGCGCCATCGACGACTTCGACGAACGCGCGCAGGCCGAACGCGAGAAGGCCGAGGCCGTGTACGCCCACTACGACCTCGTCGCCGACGTGCTCTCGACGATCCAGGGCGCCCGCGAGCAGGGCCGCTCGTGGGACGAGATCGACGAGACGTTCCTCGAAGGCGCCGACCGCGGTATCCCGGAGGCCGAGGCCGTGCAGGGCGTCGACGGCTCGCAGGGCACCGTCGATATCGACCTCGACGGGACGGTCGTCACGCTGGAGGCGCAGACCGGCCCCGAGAAGAACGCCGACCGTCTCTACAAGGAGGCCAAACGCATCGAGGAGAAGAAGGAGGGCGCGCTCGCGGCCATCGAGAACACCCGCGAGGAGCTCGAAGCCGTCAAGAAGCGCAAGGAGGCGTGGAAGCGCGACGACGGCGACGACGGCGACGGCGACGACGGCGACGAAGACGAGGACGCGGACGATGACCACGAGGACACCGACTGGCTCTCGCGCCCGTCTGTCCCCGTGCGCAACCGCGACCACTGGTACGACCGCTTCCGCTGGTTCGAGACGAGCGACGGCTTCCTCGTCATCGGCGGGCGCAACGCCGACCAGAACGAGGAACTGGTGAAGAACTACATGGAGGGCCGGGACTTGTTCTGCCACGCGCAGGCCCACGGCGGCCCGGTGACGATCATCAAGGCGACCGACCCCTCGGAGGCCGCCCGCGACGTGACCATCCCCGAACAGTCGCGCAAGGAGGCCGCCCAGTTCGCGGTCTCCTACTCCTCCGTCTGGAAGGACGGGCGCGGCGCCGGCGACGCGTACGTCGTCACCCCCGATCAGGTGTCGAAGACGCCGGAGTCGGGCGAGTACATCGAGAAGGGTGGGTTCGTGATCCGCGGGGAGCGCGACTACTATCGCGACATGCCCGCCGAGGTCGCCGTCGGCGTCCAGGTGGAGGGTGAGACGCGGGTGATCGGCGGGCCGCCGAGCGCCGTCGAGCCGCGCGCGGAGACGACGCTCCGACTCACACCCGGGCAGTTCGCGCAGAACGACGCCGCGATGAAGTGTTACCGCCTGCTGAAAGACCGCTTCGCCGACCAGTCGTTCGTCCGCAAGGTCGCCTCCGCCGACCTGATCCAGGAGTTCCTCCCACCGGGCGAGAGCGACGTCCACGAGGGATAACGCGTGATCGAGCAGGCGCTCCGGTTCCCGTTCGGCACCGGCGACGACCGCGGCGCGGCGACGGAGGCACTCGTCGTCGGCGGCGGCCTCCACGTGCTGGCGGCGTTCGTCCCACTCGTGCCGCTGATCCCGGTGATGGGCTACCTCGTGCGCGTCCTCGGTGCCGCAGGAGACGCCGAGGACCCCGGTAGACTGCCGACGTTCCGGTCGCCGGTGAGCCTCCTCCGTGACGGCCTCGTCGGCTGTCTGCTCGCCCTCGTGTTCCTGCTCGTACCGGTCGTCCTCCTCGTCGTCACCGTCGGGGGTGCGCTGTCGGGCGGGGCCGTCGGCGGACCGCTCGACCCGCGGACACCGATCGGCTACGGCGCGACGCTGATCGGCGGGACCGTCACGCTCCTCCTCGCGGTCGCCATCGTCTACCCGCTCCCGGCGGTGCTGGCGGGGTACGCCCGCGCGGACGGTGAGCTCGGCACCGTCGCGCGAGTGCGGGCGGCGTTCTCGCGGCGGCGACTGTGGGCGAGCGTCACGAGCGCCCGCTACTTCTACGCGTGGACTGTCGGCGTCGTGCTCCTGCTGCTCGGTGCGGGACTCGCGAGCGCCGGGACGCGCTTCACGCGCCTGCTCGGCTTCTTCGGACTGTTCTACCTCGAGGTCGCCACCGCCGCGGCGTGGTCCCGCGGGATCGGTGGAAACGATTAACCACCGGCGTGGTGACTTCTCGGGTATGCTAGAGGACGCGCTTCGGTACCCGCTGAACAACGACGACTGGCTCGCGACGCTGGTCATCGGTGGTCTGTTGATCCTGACGAGTCCGCTGGTGGTTCCCGCCCTCGTCCTCCAAGGCTACCTGCTCCGTGTCCTCCGCATGGCGGTCGCCGGAGAGGACGCCGCCCCGTCGTTCACCGACTGGGGAGCGTTGATCGTCGACGGGATCAAGCTCCTCATCGTGCAGTTCGTGTTCGCGTTGGTGCTGCTGGTGCCGTTCGGCGTTCTGTTTACCGTCGTCCTCGGTGGCGGCGCGCTCATCGGCGGTGACGCGGGGGCGGCGACGTTCGGGGCCGGGGCGTTCATCCTGGCCGGACTACTGATTGTCGGGTCGCTCCTCATCGGGTACGTGACCCCCGCAGCGTTGACCAACATGGCCGTCAAGGGGGAACTGAGCGCAGCGTTCGAGTTCTCCGTGATCCGAACCGCTGTGTTCTCGACCGACTACCTGGTCGGTGTCCTCCTCGGCGCCGTCCTCGCGGCCGTCATCGGGACGGTGGCGTTCATCCCGCCGATCATCATCGGGTTCATGATCGTGTTGTTCTACGCGCAGGTCGTCTCGTACTACTGCTTCGGTCGCGGCTTCGCAGAGGCGACCGGCGTGGGGCGAGCGGGCGACACTGCCACCGCCACCGCGACGACGACCGACACGCTGTAACGCGACCCGACCGCGCCACCCCTCCCGCCTCCCTGCCGTCTCGGAGGGCCTTTGTACGCGCCCGCCACACACCAAGCCATGCGAATCGACTCGCGCGGCCGCGGCGAGGAGGGGCGCGAGCGCCTGACGGTCGTCCCCGAGACGACGGACGACCTGTGGCACCTCTCGCACGTCCTCGAACCGGGCGACTTCGTCGAGGCGGACACGACCCGCCGGGTCACCCGCGACGACGACCAACTGCGCGACAAAGGCGGCGAGCGCGAGCACATGCGCGTCACCATCGAGGTGGAGGACGTGGAGTTCGCCCGCTTCGCCAATCGCCTGCGCGTCGGCGGCGTCATCGTGGGCTGCTCGCGAGAGGACGAAATCGGGCACCACCACACGCTCAACGTCGAGGAGCGCACGAACCTCACCATCGAGAAGCACTTCCAGCCAGACCAGATCGAGCGGATCGAGGAGGCCGAGGAGGCCACTGGCGCACCGGACGTGGCCATCGCCACCGTCGAGGAGGGCGCCGCGTACATCCACACCGTCCAGCAGTACGGCACCGAGGAGTACGCCAGTTTCACCAAGCCGACCGGGAAGGGTGAGTTCGCCCGCCCCCGCGACGAACTGTTCGACGAACTCGGGTCGGCGCTGTCGCACCTCGACGCCGAGGCGGTGATCCTCGCCGGACCGGGGTTCACGAAGAACGACGCCAACGACTACATCGACGAGCACTACCGCGATCTGAGCGACCAGATCAGCGTCGTCGACACCTCCGCCGCGGGCGACCGCGGGGTCCACGAGGTGCTCAAGCGCGGCGCCGTCGACGACGTGCAGCGGGAGACGCGAATCGCCCGAGAGGCGGAACTCATCGACGAACTCACCGAGCGCATCGCGCAGGGCGCGAAGGCGACCTACGGCGTGAACGAGACGATGGAGGCCGCGGAGTTCGGCGCCATCGAGACGCTGCTCATCGTCGACGACCGCCTCCGCGCCGAGCGCCAGGGCGAGGGCGACTGGGACATCGACGTGAACGACCTCGTCTCGACGGCAGAGCAGAAAGGCGGCGACGTGGTCGTCTTCTCCGGCGAGTTCGCACCCGGGCAACAACTGCGCAACCTCGGCGGCGTCGCCGCGCTGCTGCGGTACCGACTCCAGTAGCGATGGCTGACGACGACCGGGCCGACGGGAGCCTCGCGCCCGCCGACGCAGACTGGACGGTCACAGTCGTGGACACCGCGAGCGACTGGGACGCCGTGGTCGACCTGCGCATGCGCGTGTTCGTCGACGAACAGGGCGTCCCCGAGGAACTGGAACTTGACGACCACGACGACGACCCACTCGACTCCGCCGTGGACCACCTGCTCGTGCGCGACGCCGACGGGCGCGCCGTCGCGGTCGCGCGCCTCCGCGCCGTCGACGGCGCGGCGTACGGCGCGTCAGCCGACCGTGTCGCGAAGGTCGAACGCGTCGTCGTCGCGCGCGACCGACGCGGCGAGGGGTGGGGAGCGCGCGTGATGCGGGCGGTCGAGGCGCGAGCGCGCGAGCGCAACCTCTCCGAGGCGGTGTTGCACGCGCAGACGCAGGCGGCGGGCTTCTACGAGCGACTCGGCTACGCCGTCGACGACGCGGTCGGCGTGTTCGAGGAGGACGGCATCGACCACGTTCGGATGCGCAGGTCGCTGTAGTCGCGGCGCCGTCCCCTTCGCCGCAGACAGAAACTACAAGCCGGGGTGTGAAACACACACCCACGAATGAGTATCCCGCGCCGCTATCGCCGCCACCTCATGTGGGGGACGCTCGCGTTCGGCTTCCTCTTCGTCAACTTCTTCCGGAACTCGACGGCGGTGCTCGCGGGCGACCTCGCCGCGGTGTTCGACGCCACCGCCGCGGAACTGGGGCTCCTCCACTCGTCGTTCTTCTACATCTACGCCGCCGCCCAACTCCCGTCGGGGCTGCTCGTCGACCGCTACGGCCCCCGTCGCGTCGTCGCGGTGGGTCTGGGTGGGATGGGCGTGGGTGTCGCACTGTTCGCCGCCGCCGACAGTTTCGCGATGGGCTTTGCCGCGCGCTTCCTCGCGGGCCTGAGCGGCGCGGCCATCTACGTTGCGGTGCTGCGGTTCTGCGCGAACTGGTACGCCCCCGAGGAGTTCGCGACGATGACCGGGTTCACCATCGCCGCCGCGGGCGTCGGCGGCGTGCTGGCGACGACGCCGCTGGCGGTGGCCGCCGGCGCCGCTGGCTGGCGCGCGGTCCTGTACGCCTCGGCTGGCGGCGTGTTCCTCGCAGCCGTCGCCGTGGCCGTGTTCGTCCGCGACCGCCCGGCGAACGTCGCGGACCGCCCCGCCGGCGCCGACTCCGGGAGCGACACCGACTCGTTCCGAGAGGTGCTCGCGGGTGCCCGCCGCGTGCTCGCTGACGTGGACACGTGGCTGATGGGTGTGATGCTGTTCCTCATCTTCGGGCTCAACTTCACGGTGATCGGGTTGTGGGGCGTCCCCTACATCGTGAACCTCTACGAGGTGCCCGTCTCGACGGCTTCGACGGCGGTGTTGGCCGCGAACGTCGGCTTCGCGCTCGGGTCGCCCGCCTTCGGCGCGCTGTCGGATCGCACCGGCCGGCGGACGGAGGTGATCCTCGGCTCCTGTGTGGTGTTCTTACTCGCGTACGGTGTCATCTTCCTCACCGTGACGCCGCCGCTGGTCGTCGTGGGGGCCGTGCTGTTCGTGGGGATGGGCATCACCGGCGGCGCCTCGGTGGCGTACACGGTCGCCAAAGAACGCCACGCGGGCGACAGCGGCGCCGCGACGGGGACGATCAACGGGATGGCGTACTTCGGGGCGGCAGTGTTCCCGGCGGTCCTCGGGGCCGTCCTCGACGCCTACTGGACCGGCGCGGTCGTCGACGGCGCCCGAGCGTACTCGGCGCAGGGCTACCGCGTCGCCTTCGGCGTCGTCGTCGCCGGCGGCGTGCTCGCCGTGGTGTGTGCGGCGGCGCTCCACGTCCGGGTGCGTCGTCGCGAGGCGGCGGGGACGACCACGTCGTCGACGCTCGGCGACGACTGACGGCTGTCAGGCCGGCCCGAGAAACGCGACACCGGCACGGGTGAGCGACGCTAGCGCGAGCCCCACCCCGACGACTGCGACGAGGTAGGCGCCGATCGCCAGCACCTCCGTCTCCCCGGCAGTGTTCGAGAGTGAACCGGCAGCGCTCGCGATCACGAGCATCCCCGTGGCCACGCTGCCCTCGACGACCGCGAGCGCGAAGCCCAGGCCGGTCGGGCGCTCCCCGGCGTCGGCGTAGTCGACGACGCCGCGAACCGCGCGGGCGACGACGAGGAGCCAGAGGACGGCGACTCCGACCATCGCCGCGAGGATCGCGGTTCCGAGCCGCCGTCCACCGGGGTCGGGAAACGCCCCGGGTCCGACGAACGTCACGAGGCCACCGACGGCGGCGACCAACACGAGGAGGGCGACGGCGCCGCTGGCGGCGATCAACGGCGAGGCTCGGAGTCGATCGGTCACGGAGGGCGGCACGTCGAGGCGTCTCTGACGCGCCCGGTATCAGTCTTGTCCTACTCCCCGGTCAACGCCTCGCTCGCGGGGGCGAAGTCGATGGGCTGCCCCAAGTCCTCCTCCAGCGCGCGCTCGTACAGGAGGTACGCTGCCGCGACCGTCTCGATTCCCGTCCCGCCGGAGTCGAACACGGTGATCTCAGTATCGCTCGTCCGCCCGGGTTCGACGCCGGCGACGACCTCGCCCAACTCGGCGTGCACGTGGTCCTCGTCGACGACGCCGGCCTCCACCGCCGAGAGGAACGAGCCGGCGTCCTGGAGCGCGCGCGCCCGCAAGTCGGGAACGTACGTCGCCCGCTCGATCGTCGCGTGGTCCAACTCGCGCTTGCTGGGGTCGTACTGCCCCATCGCCGTGACGTGGGTGCCCGGCTCTAACGCCTCGCCGTCGAACACCGGTTCGCTCGCGTTCGTCGCCGTGATCACGATGTCGGCGTCTTCGATGGCCGCCGCGGCGCTGGCGACGGCGGCGACGGAGGCGTCCAACTCGGGGTTCATGTCGCCCGCGAACGCCTCGCGGTTCTCCTTCGTCGGCGAGTACACCCACACCGTCTCCAGGTCGCGGACGGTCGCCGTCGCTCGGAGTTGTCCCTTCGCCTGCGCCCCTGAGCCGATGATCGCCAGCGACGTGGCGTCCTCACGAGCGAGCGCGTCGACGCCCACCGCGCCCGCCGCACCGGTCTTGAACGGGTTCATCGAGGCGCCGTCGAGCAGTGCGAGCGGTTCGCCCGACTCGGCGTCGAACAGCGGCGTCATGAACCACGCGTCGCGCTCGCCGAAGCCCGCCGAGTAGGTGTACCCGCCCATCGCACCCGTCTCGGGGAGCACCGCGGCGTAGGTGGTGAGAAAGCCCGGCGGCTCCTCGTTCACGAGTTTCGTTCGCGGGTCAGCGGGTGCGCCCTCACCGACTTGGCGGTAGGCGTCGCGGACGGCCTCGACGTACGCGGCGGGCTCTGCGAGCCCGACGACATCGTCGCTCCGCAGGAACAGGGTCTCGGTCATGACAGCGGGTTCGGCGGCGGAGGTGAAAAGCGTGGGCGGGAGACGGACGAGGAGTCAGCGGGAGCGGCGGGCCGCTCAGTCGAGGTTCGACGGCGCGGTGCCGGCGTCGGGCCCGCTTCGAACCGGCGCGTCGCGGACCATCGGGTCCGAGACGGGGCCGCGGATGAACATCGCGTGTGCGACGAGGCTGGCGGCGACGGCGCCCCCGACGGGGACGGCTACCTGCAACGACCAGCCCAGGCCCTCCAGCATGAACGTAATTCCGAGCAGCGCAGCCGGGATGAGGCCGAGGACGTAGTCGTGGTAGCCAGTCATAGACAATGCATACTATGAACAGGGGTCATATAGGTGTTTCCCATGACCGCTGTGTCACAGATCCAGTGGTGATGGAAAACCTCTCCATAAGTTATGGAGTAAGATCGGCCTTCAACGAGTCTGTAACGAATGATATCGCGGAATGCTGCGCCTATCGATTCCGATAGGATACGGATACCCGCACGTGGGTGACCGGATACCAACGACTTAGTGCGAGCACCGTCAGGTCGGGGCGTGCGACGATCTATCGGCTACGTCTCGCTCGCGCTCGCGGTCGCGGCGGGCGTCACCGCGGGCGTGGTTCGTGCGACGAGGCCGTTGGCCGACCTGTCCGTCCCGGCGCTCGGGACGACTCCGGCCGACGATCTGGCGGCGACGGCGCTGTTGGCGGTGGCAGTCGTGTTGGCGGCCAACGGCGCCTACTTCGTGACGTACGGCTTCGCGGTCCGCCGGGCGACGAAACGGCGCGCCCACGACCTGCGGAACGTCCTCCGCCTCGCGTTCGGTGCGTTGGCGTTGGCGGGCGTGCTCGGCGTCCTCACGGACAACTGGGTGGGGCTCCTCGTGTCGCTCGGCGTGGTCGGGTTCGCGGTCACGTTCGCGCTCCAACAGCCGCTCCTCTCGCTCGTCGGGTGGTTCTACCTCATGCTCAAGCGACCGTACACCGTCGGCGACCGCGTCCAGATGGGCGAGGTTCGCGGTGACGTGATCGAGGTCGACTTCTTCGTCACGACGCTGTGGGAGATCAACGGCCCGCTCGTCTCCTCGAACCAGCCGTCCGGCCGCGTCGTCACGGTCCCGAACAGCCAAGTGCTCTCCTCGGAGGTGGTGAACTTCGCGGGCGTCGGCTTCCCGTACGTCTGGAACGAACTGTCGGTGCAGGTCGCCTACGAGACGGAACTCGAGTTCGCCCGCGAGCTGATGGCGACCGTCGCCGACGACTACCTCGGCGACGAGATGGCCGACGCCATCGACCAGTACCGCGACCGCCTCGCCGAGACGGCGGTCGAGTTGGAGGTCGCCGAACGCCCCTCCGTCAACGTCGTCCAACAGGAGTCGTGGGTGGAGCTTCGACTCCGCTACCTCGTCCACCACCGGCGGGCGACGCGCGTTCGCAACGACCTCTACGAGCGCGTGCTCGCCGCGTTCAACGACGAACCCGACCGCGTCGACTTCCCGCTGGGCCGCAATCGCTGACGCTCTCGGCGACGAACCGTTCGCGGCTCCCCCGACTCGCCACCCGAGCGAGCCCCCACGTACTTTTGGTATCACGTGACACACTCCCGGCATGAGCACGGGTCGACTCGCGTCGCTCGTCCGCGTCGCGGGGTTCGCGGGCGTCGGCCTCGCGGCGGCGGTGGGTGGCGGCCTGTTGTACGTCCCCAGCGGCGTCGCGGAGGGGGCCGGGCCGCAGGCGCCGGTGGCGTACCTCCTGGCGGGCGGCGGCGTCGCCTGCCTCGCGGTCGCGTTCGCGGTCGTCGCCTCCGGGCCGTTCGGCGAGCGTGGGCCGGTGTACGGCGCCGTCTCGCGGGTGTGGGGGTCGCGCCTGCTCGGGACGCTCGTGGCGTGGCCTGCACTCGCGGGGTACGTCGCGCTGGTCGCGCTGGTCGCCGAGTGGCTCGGGAGACTCGCCCCGCTCCCGCTCGGCGCCGGCGCGTACGTGAACGGGACGCTCGACGCGCCGACCGGACTGGCGGCGCTGCTGGGCGTCGGGACGACGTCGTCGCTCGTCGCCGACGTGGTCGCGGTCGCGGTGTGCGCGCTCGCCGTCGGCGTCCACCTCCTCGGCGCGCGCCGCGTCGCACTCGCCGTCGCCGTGCCGGCGTGGGGCGTCGTCGTCGGCGTGGGTGGCCTCCTGCTGGTCGCGTTCGTCCCCGGGGTCGGCGAGTTCG
The DNA window shown above is from Halobaculum marinum and carries:
- a CDS encoding mRNA surveillance protein pelota, yielding MRIDSRGRGEEGRERLTVVPETTDDLWHLSHVLEPGDFVEADTTRRVTRDDDQLRDKGGEREHMRVTIEVEDVEFARFANRLRVGGVIVGCSREDEIGHHHTLNVEERTNLTIEKHFQPDQIERIEEAEEATGAPDVAIATVEEGAAYIHTVQQYGTEEYASFTKPTGKGEFARPRDELFDELGSALSHLDAEAVILAGPGFTKNDANDYIDEHYRDLSDQISVVDTSAAGDRGVHEVLKRGAVDDVQRETRIAREAELIDELTERIAQGAKATYGVNETMEAAEFGAIETLLIVDDRLRAERQGEGDWDIDVNDLVSTAEQKGGDVVVFSGEFAPGQQLRNLGGVAALLRYRLQ
- a CDS encoding GNAT family N-acetyltransferase, with amino-acid sequence MADDDRADGSLAPADADWTVTVVDTASDWDAVVDLRMRVFVDEQGVPEELELDDHDDDPLDSAVDHLLVRDADGRAVAVARLRAVDGAAYGASADRVAKVERVVVARDRRGEGWGARVMRAVEARARERNLSEAVLHAQTQAAGFYERLGYAVDDAVGVFEEDGIDHVRMRRSL
- a CDS encoding MFS transporter — encoded protein: MSIPRRYRRHLMWGTLAFGFLFVNFFRNSTAVLAGDLAAVFDATAAELGLLHSSFFYIYAAAQLPSGLLVDRYGPRRVVAVGLGGMGVGVALFAAADSFAMGFAARFLAGLSGAAIYVAVLRFCANWYAPEEFATMTGFTIAAAGVGGVLATTPLAVAAGAAGWRAVLYASAGGVFLAAVAVAVFVRDRPANVADRPAGADSGSDTDSFREVLAGARRVLADVDTWLMGVMLFLIFGLNFTVIGLWGVPYIVNLYEVPVSTASTAVLAANVGFALGSPAFGALSDRTGRRTEVILGSCVVFLLAYGVIFLTVTPPLVVVGAVLFVGMGITGGASVAYTVAKERHAGDSGAATGTINGMAYFGAAVFPAVLGAVLDAYWTGAVVDGARAYSAQGYRVAFGVVVAGGVLAVVCAAALHVRVRRREAAGTTTSSTLGDD
- a CDS encoding ornithine cyclodeaminase family protein encodes the protein MTETLFLRSDDVVGLAEPAAYVEAVRDAYRQVGEGAPADPRTKLVNEEPPGFLTTYAAVLPETGAMGGYTYSAGFGERDAWFMTPLFDAESGEPLALLDGASMNPFKTGAAGAVGVDALAREDATSLAIIGSGAQAKGQLRATATVRDLETVWVYSPTKENREAFAGDMNPELDASVAAVASAAAAIEDADIVITATNASEPVFDGEALEPGTHVTAMGQYDPSKRELDHATIERATYVPDLRARALQDAGSFLSAVEAGVVDEDHVHAELGEVVAGVEPGRTSDTEITVFDSGGTGIETVAAAYLLYERALEEDLGQPIDFAPASEALTGE
- a CDS encoding mechanosensitive ion channel family protein, with the translated sequence MRRSIGYVSLALAVAAGVTAGVVRATRPLADLSVPALGTTPADDLAATALLAVAVVLAANGAYFVTYGFAVRRATKRRAHDLRNVLRLAFGALALAGVLGVLTDNWVGLLVSLGVVGFAVTFALQQPLLSLVGWFYLMLKRPYTVGDRVQMGEVRGDVIEVDFFVTTLWEINGPLVSSNQPSGRVVTVPNSQVLSSEVVNFAGVGFPYVWNELSVQVAYETELEFARELMATVADDYLGDEMADAIDQYRDRLAETAVELEVAERPSVNVVQQESWVELRLRYLVHHRRATRVRNDLYERVLAAFNDEPDRVDFPLGRNR